A section of the Dehalococcoidia bacterium genome encodes:
- a CDS encoding DEAD/DEAH box helicase, translating to MERPKAKEPDPSALSQQPPSPVRTPRLEQKPSSSSPESASEQRPKPPPKPRWDISQFEVPPVEEKTRFHDLDIPTSIMHAIADLGFEYCTPIQAAILPKALTGMDANGRAQTGTGKTAAFLITILKRLQGKPLKEKRNPGTPRALIIVPTRELALQVKKDALSLGKYCRLSTVAVFGGMDYQKQKQLLEEKLVDIVVATPGRLLDFKRQGDIDLSKVEILIIDEADQMLDMGFIPDVRQIIQSTPPKTVRQTMLFGATLTPAVTRLASQWTRDPFAVDIKPEQVTVDTIDQIVYLVTAQQRYNLLYNVISQQELKRVMVFCNRRDQTRKLENRLRANGINCAFISGEVDQKKRIQTLEDFRAGKIRVLVATDVAGRGIHVDDVSHVVNYNLPVDPEDYVHRIGRTGRAGARGTSISFATEDESFYLPGIETFIGQKLKCIYPEDRLLVHPPPPQFMPQQGTASNGPPLPKRPPQRRRQPPRRDGNRPPSSRSGGTSHPTA from the coding sequence GTGGAGCGCCCCAAGGCCAAAGAACCCGATCCCAGCGCTCTCTCGCAGCAACCGCCATCGCCTGTTCGGACGCCCAGACTGGAGCAGAAACCCTCTTCTTCTTCTCCGGAATCTGCATCGGAACAACGCCCCAAGCCTCCTCCCAAACCGCGTTGGGATATCTCACAGTTCGAGGTTCCCCCGGTGGAGGAAAAAACTCGCTTCCATGACCTCGATATCCCGACGAGCATTATGCATGCCATTGCCGACCTTGGATTTGAGTATTGCACTCCCATTCAGGCAGCGATCCTTCCCAAGGCTCTGACCGGCATGGATGCCAATGGCCGTGCGCAGACAGGCACCGGCAAGACCGCCGCATTTTTGATCACGATCCTCAAGCGATTGCAAGGCAAGCCGCTGAAAGAGAAACGCAATCCTGGAACTCCTCGGGCTCTAATCATCGTCCCCACACGAGAGCTGGCCCTCCAAGTCAAAAAGGATGCCCTCAGTCTGGGAAAGTATTGCCGACTCAGTACCGTCGCTGTCTTTGGCGGCATGGATTACCAGAAACAAAAGCAGTTGCTGGAAGAAAAACTGGTTGATATCGTGGTGGCTACACCGGGTCGGCTTTTAGACTTCAAACGGCAGGGGGATATAGACCTGAGCAAAGTGGAGATACTGATTATCGATGAAGCCGATCAGATGCTCGATATGGGGTTCATTCCCGATGTGCGCCAGATCATCCAGAGCACCCCACCCAAGACTGTTCGACAAACCATGCTCTTCGGAGCTACACTCACGCCAGCAGTTACCAGGCTCGCTTCACAGTGGACAAGAGACCCGTTTGCCGTCGATATCAAGCCGGAACAGGTGACGGTAGACACTATCGACCAGATTGTGTATCTGGTTACAGCCCAGCAGAGATACAACTTGCTTTACAATGTGATCAGCCAACAGGAACTCAAGAGGGTGATGGTTTTCTGCAATCGCCGTGATCAAACCCGGAAGCTGGAGAATCGTCTCAGGGCTAACGGCATCAATTGCGCCTTCATCTCAGGAGAAGTGGATCAGAAGAAGCGAATTCAAACACTGGAGGACTTTCGCGCAGGGAAAATCAGGGTGCTGGTGGCCACCGATGTGGCCGGACGAGGCATTCATGTCGATGACGTCAGTCATGTGGTCAACTACAACTTGCCCGTCGATCCTGAGGACTATGTGCATCGAATCGGAAGAACCGGAAGAGCCGGCGCCCGCGGCACATCCATCAGCTTCGCCACCGAGGACGAGTCGTTCTATCTTCCCGGAATAGAGACCTTCATCGGACAGAAGCTGAAATGCATCTATCCCGAGGATCGTTTACTCGTTCACCCACCACCACCCCAATTTATGCCGCAACAGGGGACCGCTTCAAATGGCCCGCCACTACCAAAGCGTCCTCCCCAGAGACGGCGGCAGCCGCCCCGCAGAGACGGAAACCGGCCGCCTTCGAGTCGATCTGGCGGGACTTCCCATCCTACCGCATAA